The following are encoded together in the Cervus elaphus chromosome 23, mCerEla1.1, whole genome shotgun sequence genome:
- the LOC122682160 gene encoding uncharacterized protein LOC122682160 isoform X2 — protein sequence MARERDKVRQDLEKAEQRNLEFVNESDDLHSALEHLAEEKVRRLEQGCQGRMILQWSEVEVERSKFWEEAKRQRARLEEDLWHLQAEETGLREKLTLTLKPQREPISQPQRKRPGFSKRVQPSSAAVWAAGWGPRLPSDCFLCLRTPPSRFSTDHVKKGPAGPQQQAAGFSAGAAQQPHALSAVCLGHFLWTGTGAQCCPSAPPRPQARRAVLVLSASPDSRHALACWPHS from the exons ATGGCCAGGGAGCGAGATAAGGTGAGACAAGACCTGGAGAAAGctgagcagaggaacctggagtttGTGAACGAGTCCGACGACCTCCATTCCGCCCTGGAGCATCTCGCGGAGGAGAAGGTCAG ACGCCTGGAGCAGGGCTGCCAGGGGAGGATGATCCTCCAGTGGTCCGAGGTGGAGGTGGAACGCTCGAAGTTCTGGGAGGAGGCCAAGCGGCAgagggccaggctggaggaagaccTGTGGCACCTGCAGGCGGAGGAGACGGGCCTCCGCGAGAAGCTGACCCTGACCCTGAAG CCACAGAGAGAGCCCATTTCTCAGCCGCAGCGGAAGCGTCCTGGCTTCTCCAAGAGAGTGCAGCCCTCCTCTGCAGCTGTGTGGGCTGCAGGATGGGGGCCGCGCCTGCCTTCTGATTGTTTCCTGTGTCTGCGGACACCACCTTCCAGGTTTTCCACTGATCAcgttaaaaaag GACCTGCAGGACCGCAACAACAAGCTGCAGGCTTCAGTGCGGGAGCAGCCCAGCAGCCACACGCCCTCTCTGCCGTCTGTCTCGGGCACTTCCTGTGGACAGGCACAGGAGCCCAGTGCTGTCCTAGTGCTccacccaggccccaggcccggCGGGCTGTGCTGgtcctctctgcttctcctgaCTCACGGCACGCCTTGGCTTGTTGGCCCCACAGCTAA